AATGAACTTTTCCGTGTTTTGCGGGGTGCAAATGTAAAAAGCATTTCTCAATCTCGCAAGCTTTTCAGAATCTTTTTTTTTGAAAATTTCTTTTCTTCAGATCCCCAATTCCTGCCAGTATTTCGATGAACGCCTTTCGCTGTTGCGGGTGCAAAAGTAGAACCTTTATTTACATTTGCAAGACTTTTTTTTATATTTTTTCCATGTTTTTTCCGTTTATTTCTTAACTTTCTGATAACAGAGCATTTGCGCCCCAAACTTTTTTACGCCATTGTAGGCTTTTTCTTCTTTCATCTGTTGTTTCCTCAGTTTAAGCCCGCTTTACCATTCCGTTTTTGCAGAGTTTTTAGTTTTCAGCGCCCTTTTCTGCCGCTTTCCATTCAATTGTTCTTTTGAAAGCAGATGCCATAGCCCCGATAGGAGCGGAAATCCTTTTGCTTTTTTCTTTAAAAAGCAAAAGATTGGAACGGATAGCGGGATTAAGCTCCTAATAAATTCCATATTTCAATTTTAGGCTCCAAATTCCAAAAGCCGCGCCAAAAAGGGCTTCGGCTTCGCTCAGACTGAAAGAGTTTTTTTATATATACATATATATGTATAAAAACCAAACCCGACAGGTTTTCAAAAACTGTCGGGTTGAATATTATACTTCGTTTTTTACTTAGTCGAAACGGATTGCTTTTACAGGCGATATTTTTGTTATTATATAAGACGGTATTAATAACACCAAGAAACAAACACCAACCGTAAGCAGGTTTAACAATAGTATATAAATCCAATTTAGATAAACTGGCGCTTGATTTACATAATAGTTTTCAGGATTGAGCTTAATTATGCCGAATTGCTGCTGTATTAACAGAATTGAAATTCCGATCAAATTTCCCCAGAATAGTCCACGTAGAATTAGATAAAACGCATTATATAAAAATATTTTACGTACTGACCAGTTATTTGCGCCCATAGATTTTAAAATTCCAATCATTTGAGTTCTTTCTAAAATGAGAACCAGCAATGCCACAACCATATTAATTGTTGCCACGAGAATCATAACCCCTAAAATGATTACAATATTAAAATCAAAGAGTTTAAGCCAGTCAAAAATATAACTGTATTTTTCAACAATGGTTTCTGTATCTAGATTAGACGAGGTTATTTCGTAAATTTTATTTCCCGTGGATTTAATTTCATTAAAATCCTTTACAAAAATCTCAAATGCTCCAACTTGGTTCTCACTCCACTTATTGATTCTTTGAATATGACGGATATCTCCAATAATATATGTTGCATCAAAATCTTGGAATCCGGAATTAAATATTCCGACAATCTTAAATCTACGACTATTTGGAAGTTTACCTTGCTCTTCCTTTATAAAAAAAGTATTGAACTGGTCACCAATTTTTAAATTTAAACGATCTGCAAGAAATCTTGAAATAATAACATCTTCATTCAATGCTTTCGCAAAATCTGGAAGTCTTCCCTCGACAATATATTCTTTAATATTATTCCAATCGTAATCTGCTCCTACTCCTTTAAAAACAATTCCTTCAAAAGCATTTTCTGTTCTAATAATTCCGGCTTTACTGGCCACTGCTTGGATATGGCTTACTTCTGGAACCGATTTAAAATTAGGATAAAAATCTTGTTCTTTTGAAATTGGAACTGTTGTAACTTCTGAATTGTTATTGTCATAATTAGAAATTATAATTTGGCCATTAAAAGCAGAAACTTTATCGCGTATTTTTTTTTGCAAGCCCATTCCTGTCGCAACAGAAACCATCATCATGATTATTCCGATTGCAATTGCAGAAATTGCAATTTTTATAATCGGCGCCGAAATACTGCTTTTGTAATCTTTTGCAGTAATAAGTCTTTTGGCTATGAAATATTCTAAATTCAAATTATGAGTTTTCTTTATGTTGTTTAATTATTTCCTTTCTCAAAAATACATCTTAAAAAAGGAAATCAAGATATTCTTAAAAACAATTGCCTGTTTATTCAATTATAACGGCAGCTTCTTTTTCATTTCCTCGACGATATTGAATGCCGCCGGACAAATTTCGACGTTTTTCAAAGTTAAATTAGAAATCTGATAAAATTTATTTCGATCTGTATGAGGAAACTCTCTACAAGCTTTGGGACGAACATCATAAATCATACAATAATTTTCATTATCCAAAAACGTACATGGAACGCTCTTCAAAACAAAATCTTTGTCTTCATCAATTCTCAAATACTGATCAATAAATTGCTGAGGCTTTTGTCTAAAGTGTTTAGAAATTCGTTCTATATCTGCCAAAGTAAACAATGGCCCTGTCGTTTTACAGCAATTAGCACACTTCAAGCAATCCGTCTTTTTAAATTCAGCATCATGCAAATCCT
The Flavobacterium humidisoli DNA segment above includes these coding regions:
- a CDS encoding YkgJ family cysteine cluster protein, whose product is MKQILNNLSKLAKDKHNENKKYFDKLKKKPPKNLDYIMQDLHDAEFKKTDCLKCANCCKTTGPLFTLADIERISKHFRQKPQQFIDQYLRIDEDKDFVLKSVPCTFLDNENYCMIYDVRPKACREFPHTDRNKFYQISNLTLKNVEICPAAFNIVEEMKKKLPL
- a CDS encoding ABC transporter permease — protein: MNLEYFIAKRLITAKDYKSSISAPIIKIAISAIAIGIIMMMVSVATGMGLQKKIRDKVSAFNGQIIISNYDNNNSEVTTVPISKEQDFYPNFKSVPEVSHIQAVASKAGIIRTENAFEGIVFKGVGADYDWNNIKEYIVEGRLPDFAKALNEDVIISRFLADRLNLKIGDQFNTFFIKEEQGKLPNSRRFKIVGIFNSGFQDFDATYIIGDIRHIQRINKWSENQVGAFEIFVKDFNEIKSTGNKIYEITSSNLDTETIVEKYSYIFDWLKLFDFNIVIILGVMILVATINMVVALLVLILERTQMIGILKSMGANNWSVRKIFLYNAFYLILRGLFWGNLIGISILLIQQQFGIIKLNPENYYVNQAPVYLNWIYILLLNLLTVGVCFLVLLIPSYIITKISPVKAIRFD